The proteins below come from a single Sorghum bicolor cultivar BTx623 chromosome 4, Sorghum_bicolor_NCBIv3, whole genome shotgun sequence genomic window:
- the LOC8069933 gene encoding probable LRR receptor-like serine/threonine-protein kinase RKF3: protein MCSLPPSRPHHPPPLPPPMCRPHLLPLLLFALLLLLRPTPLASQPAAPSPAPQCALNFTALLPFLAPPLPSDDATRCAVATQSVAFLLSLHLAATSSFVLPPDASSCLSPLRATLPYPLPASGCGLSGLDAVLASPGCGNVSTVADFDALVPPSSRQDIDASCDRDLSAVPDCTACSTALSKAAAAYLLAVFPNATGNNNVTGCVQYPSIYAGAEASPRGPADPATAYCLFLLKANPPQSHSSGTAPWVYGVAFGSLAAVLLLAAAVGCCFVVRRRQARAAAAALAADSRSKRSQAMESISASTTLVKFTYDDIKAATDGFARKSIIGHGGFGNVYKGVLRDGAEVAVKRFKNCSAAGDAAFAHEVEVVASVRHVNLVALRGYCIATTQREGHQRMIVCDLMHNGSLYDHLFGAGECQLPWPVRQRIAIGMARGLSYLHRGAQPAIIHRDIKASNILLDDEFEAKVADFGLAKFAPEGMTHVSTRVAGTLGYVAPEYALYGQLTEKSDVYSFGVVLLELLSGKKAFISLSEGQSFVLTDWAWSLVRRGRTAEVIQEGMVDPGPTKVMEKYVLVGALCTHPQLHARPTMEQALKILEADSVPSPLIIPERPIPVVANLAEIERSASSSGSGQLFSPSGFRSFIHANVDAAVVSPNET from the coding sequence ATGTGCTCCCTTCCTCCCTCCcggcctcatcatcctccccccctTCCGCCTCCCATGTGCCGCCCCCatctcctccccctcctcctcttcgccctcctcctcctcctccgccccaCTCCGCTCGCCTCCCAACCGGCCGCCCCCTCTCCGGCGCCGCAATGCGCGCTCAACTTCACCGCGCTGCTCCCCTTCctcgcgccgccgctgccgtcggACGACGCCACCCGCTGCGCGGTCGCCACGCAGTCCGTCGCCTTCCTCCTCTCGCTCCACCTCGCGGCCACATCATCCTTCGTGCTCCCACCCGACGCCTCCTCCTGCCTGTCCCCTCTCCGCGCCACGCTCCCCTACCCGCTCCCGGCGTCAGGCTgcggcctctcgggcctcgacGCCGTCCTCGCCTCCCCGGGCTGCGGCAACGTCTCCACGGTCGCCGATTTCGACGCGCTCGTCCCGCCCTCCTCGCGCCAGGACATCGACGCCAGCTGCGACCGCGACCTCTCCGCCGTCCCCGACTGCACCGCCTGCTCCACCGCGCTCAGCAAGGCTGCCGCGGCCTATCTCCTGGCTGTATTCCCGAACGCCACTGGGAATAACAACGTCACCGGGTGCGTGCAGTACCCCTCCATCTACGCCGGCGCCGAGGCTAGCCCACGCGGGCCCGCCGACCCGGCCACTGCCTACTGCCTCTTTCTACTCAAGGCGAACCCGCCTCAGTCCCACAGCTCCGGTACCGCCCCCTGGGTCTACGGCGTCGCGTTCGGCTCCCTCGCGGCAGTGCTGCTCCTCGCCGCAGCCGTGGGATGCTGCTTCGTCGTGAGGCGGAGGCAGGCGCGAGCTGCCGCTGCTGCACTGGCCGCAGACAGCAGGAGCAAGCGCTCTCAGGCCATGGAGTCCATCAGCGCCAGCACCACGCTCGTCAAGTTCACCTACGACGATATCAAGGCTGCCACCGATGGGTTCGCCAGGAAGAGCATTATCGGCCACGGTGGCTTTGGGAATGTCTACAAGGGGGTGCTGCGCGACGGTGCCGAGGTGGCAGTGAAGCGATTCAAGAACTGCTCCGCGGCTGGGGACGCCGCCTTTGCACATGAGGTGGAGGTGGTGGCCAGCGTGCGCCACGTCAACTTGGTCGCGCTGCGTGGGTACTGCATCGCCACCACACAGAGGGAAGGCCACCAGCGGATGATTGTTTGTGACCTGATGCACAATGGCAGCCTGTATGACCATCTGTTCGGTGCTGGAGAATGCCAGTTGCCGTGGCCGGTGAGGCAGAGGATTGCCATTGGTATGGCAAGAGGGCTGTCATACCTGCATCGTGGTGCACAGCCAGCCATTATTCACAGGGATATCAAAGCGAGCAACATCTTACTTGATGATGAGTTTGAGGCCAAGGTGGCTGATTTCGGACTGGCCAAGTTTGCGCCTGAGGGCATGACGCATGTGAGCACAAGGGTTGCCGGAACACTAGGTTATGTTGCCCCAGAGTATGCACTCTACGGCCAATTGACTGAGAAGAGCGATGTGTATAGCTTCGGTGTTGTGCTTCTTGAGCTTCTGAGTGGAAAGAAGGCGTTCATTTCTCTCAGTGAGGGACAGAGCTTTGTGCTCACTGATTGGGCTTGGTCTTTGGTGCGAAGGGGGAGGACAGCGGAGGTGATCCAAGAGGGAATGGTTGATCCTGGTCCAACTAAGGTGATGGAGAAGTATGTGCTTGTTGGTGCGCTTTGCACACATCCCCAGCTGCATGCAAGACCGACAATGGAGCAGGCCCTGAAGATACTCGAGGCTGATTCAGTACCAAGTCCTTTGATTATTCCTGAGAGGCCAATCCCTGTTGTTGCAAACCTGGCTGAGATTGAGAGGTCAGCCAGCAGCAGTGGATCAGGTCAGCTGTTTAGCCCCTCTGGTTTCCGATCTTTTATTCATGCAAATGTGGATGCTGCTGTGGTGTCTCCAAATGAAACATGA